In bacterium 336/3, the following proteins share a genomic window:
- a CDS encoding isoaspartyl peptidase has protein sequence MLLTFWSVEIFAQQKVRPVIVIHGGAGTIRKSEMTPEQEKAYTQALEEALKIGYAVLEKGGTSLEAVEKAIQVMEESPLFNAGRGCVLNNQGQPELDASIMNGKTLEAGAVAGVNKIKSPISAAKAVMQQSEHVMLVGKGAEIFAKSKGLEMVSPDYFIVEKRKKQLDKVKKKEKENKDKNTKSEWEDTNPDRKYGTVGCVALDQYGNIAAGTSTGGMMNKRYGRVGDAPIIGAGTYADNNGCGVSATGHGEYFIRSVVAFRINALMQMKGLSVEEAAQQTIDFVGKLGGIGGVIVLDAKGNIAMPFNSEGMYRGYINADKKMETLMYK, from the coding sequence ATGCTACTCACTTTTTGGAGCGTAGAGATATTTGCTCAACAAAAAGTTCGCCCTGTGATTGTAATTCATGGTGGAGCAGGTACAATTCGTAAATCTGAAATGACACCCGAACAAGAAAAAGCTTATACTCAAGCCCTCGAAGAAGCTCTCAAAATAGGCTATGCAGTACTCGAAAAAGGTGGAACAAGCCTTGAGGCTGTCGAAAAAGCTATTCAAGTTATGGAAGAATCACCTCTTTTCAATGCAGGTAGGGGTTGTGTACTAAACAATCAAGGGCAACCCGAATTAGATGCCTCCATTATGAATGGAAAAACATTGGAAGCTGGTGCTGTGGCAGGTGTAAACAAAATAAAAAGTCCTATCAGTGCAGCCAAAGCTGTGATGCAACAATCTGAACATGTGATGCTTGTGGGTAAAGGAGCAGAAATTTTTGCAAAGTCTAAAGGACTCGAAATGGTTTCGCCAGATTATTTTATTGTTGAAAAAAGAAAAAAACAATTGGATAAGGTAAAGAAGAAGGAAAAAGAAAATAAAGATAAAAATACAAAAAGTGAGTGGGAAGATACCAATCCTGACCGAAAATACGGTACAGTTGGTTGTGTGGCATTAGACCAATATGGAAATATTGCTGCAGGTACATCTACGGGTGGCATGATGAACAAACGTTATGGTAGAGTAGGAGATGCTCCTATCATTGGAGCTGGTACTTATGCCGATAACAATGGTTGTGGCGTTTCAGCAACAGGTCATGGAGAATATTTTATCCGTTCAGTTGTAGCATTTCGTATCAATGCCCTCATGCAAATGAAAGGACTTTCAGTAGAAGAAGCAGCTCAACAAACCATTGATTTTGTTGGGAAATTAGGAGGAATAGGTGGTGTAATTGTCTTAGATGCAAAAGGTAATATTGCTATGCCATTCAATAGCGAAGGAATGTACAGAGGCTATATCAATGCTGATAAAAAAATGGAAACATTGATGTATAAATAA
- a CDS encoding peptide deformylase has translation MILPIVAYGDPVLKQVAKDIEIGTDLKSLIDDMFETMYEAHGIGLAAPQIGKGIRLFIVDGTQLEEEEEPILKTFKKAFINPMILEEKGKPWTMEEGCLSIPGIRENVSRKETLTIRYYDIDWKLQEETYDGMAARIIQHEYDHIEGKLFVDYLSPLKKRLLKGKLANISKGITDADYKMRFPLASKAR, from the coding sequence ATGATTTTACCTATTGTAGCCTACGGAGACCCTGTACTTAAACAAGTAGCTAAGGATATAGAAATTGGCACAGACTTAAAAAGTTTAATAGACGATATGTTTGAAACCATGTATGAAGCTCATGGTATAGGACTTGCTGCTCCCCAAATTGGAAAAGGTATTCGTTTGTTCATTGTAGATGGTACACAACTCGAAGAAGAAGAGGAACCTATACTAAAAACATTCAAAAAAGCGTTTATCAATCCAATGATTTTAGAGGAAAAAGGTAAACCTTGGACAATGGAAGAGGGTTGTTTGAGTATTCCAGGTATCAGAGAAAATGTAAGTAGAAAAGAAACACTTACTATTCGTTATTATGATATAGATTGGAAATTACAAGAAGAAACCTATGATGGAATGGCTGCAAGAATTATCCAACATGAATATGACCATATTGAAGGAAAATTATTTGTAGATTATCTTTCTCCACTAAAAAAACGATTATTGAAAGGGAAACTTGCAAATATCAGTAAAGGAATTACAGATGCTGACTACAAAATGCGTTTTCCTTTGGCATCAAAAGCTAGGTAA
- a CDS encoding PspC family transcriptional regulator → MEKFKSFLEFHAFGVCTRLGEKMGMAISNIRLFFIYTTFLTFGSPIVIYLALAFIMNIRRYLRRANNPSVWDI, encoded by the coding sequence ATGGAAAAGTTTAAATCTTTTTTGGAGTTTCATGCATTTGGAGTTTGTACCCGTTTAGGAGAAAAAATGGGTATGGCAATCTCTAATATACGTCTGTTTTTTATTTACACAACTTTTCTGACCTTTGGTTCGCCCATTGTTATCTATTTGGCTCTGGCATTTATCATGAATATCAGACGTTATCTTAGAAGAGCCAACAACCCAAGTGTTTGGGATATTTAA
- a CDS encoding SAM-dependent methyltransferase — protein sequence MENIILDGQYWSNRYLSNETGWDIGNSATPLANYINQLTDKNIKILIPGCGNAYEAEYLLAKGFTNITLLDISEVLVKNLQEKFKENSHIKIICEDFFEHQEEYDLVLEQTFFCAINPTLRPHYALKMAQILKKQGKLVGLLFNKNFEINPPFGGNTQEYILYFEPYFEFKTFEECYNSIPPRAKSELFINFIKK from the coding sequence ATGGAAAATATTATTTTAGATGGACAATATTGGAGTAACCGATACCTCAGCAACGAAACAGGTTGGGATATAGGTAATTCGGCTACTCCATTAGCCAATTATATCAACCAACTCACAGATAAAAACATCAAAATTTTAATTCCTGGTTGTGGAAATGCTTATGAAGCGGAGTATTTATTAGCTAAAGGTTTTACCAATATTACACTACTTGATATTTCGGAAGTGTTGGTAAAAAACTTACAAGAAAAGTTTAAAGAAAATTCCCATATTAAAATTATTTGTGAGGATTTTTTTGAACATCAAGAAGAGTATGACTTGGTCTTAGAACAAACATTTTTTTGTGCCATCAACCCAACCCTAAGACCCCACTATGCTTTAAAAATGGCTCAAATTCTGAAAAAACAAGGTAAATTAGTAGGCTTATTATTCAATAAAAACTTTGAAATCAACCCTCCATTTGGTGGTAATACACAGGAATATATCTTGTATTTTGAACCTTACTTTGAATTTAAAACCTTTGAAGAATGTTATAATTCTATTCCCCCAAGAGCTAAAAGTGAGCTATTTATAAACTTCATAAAAAAGTAA